A single genomic interval of Desulfitibacter alkalitolerans DSM 16504 harbors:
- a CDS encoding reductive dehalogenase: MQQAPVPDNLLACKLKLTVQISHDEKWQAVINCDEAYNGLFFYGVKTTGIFCRPSCRAKVPLRSNVVIRLFKQHTGLTPVQYISKLKVDKASELLGQTDVSVLDRKKPNTGVIIGIILGFCGIAVMVMPQGGMNADKGIDTIGIIALLFAAFSWSIGSLYSRSAVLPESPLLSTAMQMIGVPHEWDQERANPTFGHSIDAYNEVSIAAARLTSFIKSLGYAARPHCPDTGYEVIIPPILVDAGVGEQGRFGFVVTPEFGANFRPAVVTTNLPLKPDKPIDIGVREFCETCKICAETCPSESISFDGPKEIRGRGFDGWQIDIETCHNYWMSVPGSDSCRICLAVCPFSRKSNWLHTTARNVAVRDKTGVVHSSLTWMEKTFYGQHEAAHFVGPEWGTFRKPPWWFDTERFINVKKS; the protein is encoded by the coding sequence ATGCAGCAAGCACCAGTACCGGATAATTTGCTGGCTTGTAAGCTGAAGCTTACAGTTCAAATTTCCCATGATGAGAAATGGCAAGCTGTTATTAACTGCGATGAAGCCTATAATGGCTTATTTTTCTATGGAGTTAAGACAACAGGAATTTTTTGCCGTCCATCATGCAGGGCAAAGGTTCCACTGCGTAGTAACGTAGTCATAAGGCTTTTTAAGCAGCATACTGGTCTTACTCCTGTACAGTACATTAGCAAATTAAAAGTAGATAAAGCATCAGAATTACTTGGACAAACAGACGTAAGTGTCCTTGACAGAAAAAAACCTAATACAGGGGTTATTATAGGTATTATATTGGGCTTTTGCGGAATAGCTGTGATGGTCATGCCTCAAGGAGGGATGAATGCAGATAAAGGTATTGATACAATAGGAATAATAGCTCTGCTGTTTGCAGCCTTTTCTTGGTCCATAGGGTCATTATATTCCCGTAGTGCAGTTCTTCCAGAATCACCGCTGTTATCAACGGCAATGCAAATGATAGGTGTTCCACATGAATGGGATCAAGAGCGGGCCAACCCTACTTTTGGACACAGCATAGATGCTTACAATGAAGTGTCCATAGCTGCAGCAAGGTTAACCAGCTTTATTAAATCTTTAGGTTATGCTGCTAGACCCCACTGTCCTGACACCGGTTATGAAGTAATTATTCCTCCTATTCTAGTTGACGCCGGAGTGGGAGAACAGGGGAGATTTGGTTTTGTTGTGACTCCTGAGTTTGGAGCAAATTTTAGGCCAGCTGTTGTTACTACAAACCTGCCATTAAAGCCAGATAAGCCAATAGATATTGGTGTTAGGGAGTTTTGTGAAACCTGCAAGATATGTGCTGAAACATGTCCATCAGAATCCATATCTTTTGATGGGCCTAAAGAAATCAGGGGCAGAGGTTTTGATGGTTGGCAGATTGATATTGAAACCTGTCATAATTACTGGATGTCTGTTCCAGGCTCCGACAGCTGCCGCATTTGTCTTGCTGTATGTCCCTTTAGTAGAAAATCCAACTGGCTGCATACCACTGCAAGAAATGTTGCTGTAAGGGATAAGACAGGCGTAGTTCACTCATCATTAACTTGGATGGAGAAGACCTTCTATGGTCAGCATGAGGCTGCTCATTTTGTTGGGCCAGAATGGGGTACCTTTAGAAAGCCACCCTGGTGGTTTGATACAGAACGTTTTATTAATGTAAAAAAATCTTAA
- a CDS encoding pyridoxamine 5'-phosphate oxidase family protein — MLSTEIKEVIVKSPYISIVTVSAEGKPHLIVVGKAAGIRNGNILAFDIYKMEKTQKNINENGIMQVAAVYGKKGYRFSGKACVKNKEVLFRVEAIEELL, encoded by the coding sequence TTGTTATCTACAGAAATTAAAGAAGTTATTGTTAAGTCGCCTTATATTTCCATAGTTACTGTTTCTGCTGAGGGGAAACCTCATTTAATTGTTGTTGGAAAGGCTGCCGGTATTCGCAATGGTAATATCCTGGCATTTGATATTTACAAAATGGAAAAAACCCAAAAGAACATTAATGAAAATGGCATAATGCAGGTTGCAGCGGTATATGGCAAAAAGGGATACCGTTTTAGTGGAAAAGCTTGTGTGAAAAATAAGGAAGTGCTTTTCCGGGTAGAAGCCATTGAAGAGTTGTTATAA
- a CDS encoding Crp/Fnr family transcriptional regulator has translation MENKPILCLRDLFLFSELDDQSFSFVCHSAGKHTLKKGDVLFSQGDDVDAIFLVKQGAIKLVHYTEDGREVILQIYGAGDVIGEAALFQKKEQPGTATAAKETKVCSMSRSNIEKIIKQSPDVAWQVIVSLGSNIYKIWDHIAHINSLTVKDKVLGLFIRLANEYGEECPEGTKVKISLTQQDIASMIGCSRVMVFRAIKELTDNNIILRKNNYLILKNKCF, from the coding sequence ATGGAGAACAAACCAATTTTATGCCTTAGAGATCTGTTTTTATTCAGTGAACTTGATGATCAATCATTTTCTTTTGTTTGTCATTCAGCCGGTAAACATACATTAAAAAAAGGAGATGTGCTTTTTTCCCAGGGAGATGATGTTGATGCAATTTTTTTAGTAAAACAAGGGGCTATAAAACTGGTTCACTATACAGAAGATGGCCGAGAGGTAATTTTACAAATATATGGTGCAGGAGATGTGATAGGTGAGGCTGCACTTTTCCAGAAGAAAGAACAGCCCGGTACGGCTACTGCTGCCAAGGAAACTAAGGTATGCAGCATGAGCCGCAGTAATATTGAAAAAATTATAAAACAGTCACCTGATGTGGCCTGGCAGGTTATTGTTAGTTTAGGCAGCAATATCTATAAAATTTGGGATCATATTGCCCATATAAACTCGTTAACTGTAAAGGATAAAGTTCTTGGTTTATTTATCCGTCTTGCAAATGAATATGGTGAGGAATGCCCAGAAGGAACAAAGGTTAAGATATCTTTAACTCAACAAGATATTGCCTCCATGATAGGATGTTCACGTGTCATGGTGTTCAGGGCTATAAAAGAGCTGACTGATAATAATATTATACTGCGAAAAAATAACTATCTCATATTAAAGAATAAATGCTTTTGA
- a CDS encoding Dps family protein, which produces MDNIQPATRPTMELNKVMTDMTNFQGQFNLNKTGFDSKMPGHNTDHSMIFRQEPRTAKKVGSGISLPVEVRQEIGLMLDDHQCALTVALHQYNKHHWLTEGAESFLSLHHLLDEHIDKTQKHIDMVGERVARLGVVPTAHPVTQHELSYIKHEVEGRYTMRDFLRNDLEHELKLQQMLRQTISRAHELKDFGTVQVLEEVLLDREDLGYHLYSVLEDDTLVRGMEHLVSAENNLAGNRPMDPNSKLQ; this is translated from the coding sequence GTGGATAATATACAGCCAGCAACAAGGCCAACAATGGAACTTAACAAGGTTATGACCGACATGACCAATTTTCAAGGTCAATTCAATCTCAATAAAACAGGCTTTGATTCTAAAATGCCAGGACATAATACTGACCATAGTATGATTTTCCGTCAAGAACCTAGAACTGCTAAGAAAGTAGGTTCTGGAATTTCCCTGCCTGTTGAAGTTCGTCAAGAAATAGGACTTATGTTAGACGACCATCAATGTGCTTTAACAGTTGCCCTGCACCAATATAATAAGCATCACTGGTTAACAGAGGGAGCTGAGTCATTTCTAAGCCTGCATCATCTTCTTGATGAGCATATTGACAAGACCCAAAAACATATCGATATGGTGGGTGAGAGAGTAGCTAGGCTTGGTGTAGTGCCTACAGCTCATCCGGTAACCCAACATGAATTGTCATATATTAAGCATGAGGTTGAGGGCCGTTATACAATGAGGGATTTCCTTAGAAATGATCTTGAACACGAGCTAAAACTTCAGCAGATGCTCAGGCAAACCATATCCCGTGCCCACGAACTTAAAGATTTTGGTACTGTTCAGGTTCTTGAAGAGGTACTATTAGATAGGGAAGACCTGGGTTACCATTTATATAGTGTACTTGAAGATGATACGTTGGTTAGGGGAATGGAACACCTGGTTTCCGCAGAAAACAATTTAGCTGGCAATAGACCTATGGATCCAAATTCAAAACTACAATAA
- a CDS encoding Ger(x)C family spore germination protein: MARARIFVLILLSLLLLTGCWDRLEVEERVPVLSIGIDMAEDGELIISIAVPDVLGLAGGPQAAPEKKQPIVIAAKAKNLTTAFEQLHSMLAREVFLGYVRVLVISEEVAFKRDINEVLDGFRRSAQFRPLAYMIITPDKPEDIIAVAPAEATLPITYLYRMIDNEIRKQWLLDTYMHNFTIPYRNQGIEPVLVSIKYLEDRLSIAGLSAFKRDRLAGSLNNEELSDFLRIKGLLGKSIESPCNLHPDEILVVSPIQIKTKTRVETNHAGRITAKINIKLTVEIIEKNPDRAHLGKEHVFEEYLAKVFENRTNNLIKKIQHDFQSDIIGIGLYVRAYYPDYWKQINWDEYFPYIPIEVSFDVTLSNERLLIDLE; encoded by the coding sequence ATGGCAAGAGCTAGAATTTTTGTCTTGATTCTTCTTTCTCTGCTGCTGCTGACAGGGTGTTGGGATAGACTAGAGGTGGAAGAAAGAGTCCCTGTGCTGTCAATTGGTATAGACATGGCAGAGGATGGGGAATTAATTATCTCCATTGCTGTTCCAGATGTTTTAGGTTTAGCTGGAGGGCCCCAGGCTGCACCGGAAAAAAAACAACCCATAGTAATTGCAGCAAAAGCAAAAAATTTAACCACAGCCTTTGAACAGCTGCATAGTATGCTTGCTAGAGAAGTATTTTTAGGATATGTAAGGGTCCTGGTAATTTCAGAAGAAGTTGCGTTTAAAAGGGATATAAATGAAGTTCTAGATGGGTTCAGAAGGTCTGCCCAGTTTCGCCCACTGGCATACATGATAATAACTCCTGATAAACCGGAGGACATTATAGCGGTTGCACCTGCAGAGGCAACCCTGCCTATTACGTACCTTTATAGAATGATTGATAATGAGATTCGCAAACAGTGGTTGTTGGATACTTATATGCACAATTTTACTATTCCCTATAGAAACCAGGGTATTGAACCAGTATTAGTAAGCATTAAATACCTAGAAGATCGCTTGTCCATTGCAGGGCTGTCTGCATTTAAAAGGGACAGGCTGGCAGGCTCTTTAAATAATGAAGAGTTAAGTGATTTTCTAAGAATTAAGGGACTCCTGGGTAAATCTATAGAAAGCCCTTGCAACCTCCACCCAGATGAAATATTAGTTGTATCTCCTATTCAAATAAAAACAAAAACAAGGGTAGAGACTAACCATGCAGGCCGCATCACTGCAAAGATAAATATTAAGCTTACTGTGGAGATTATTGAAAAAAATCCAGATAGAGCACACCTGGGAAAAGAACATGTTTTTGAGGAATATCTAGCTAAGGTTTTTGAAAATAGAACTAATAATCTAATAAAGAAAATACAACATGATTTTCAAAGTGACATTATTGGCATAGGCTTGTATGTCAGGGCTTATTATCCAGATTACTGGAAGCAAATCAATTGGGATGAATACTTTCCCTATATTCCTATTGAAGTGTCTTTTGATGTAACCCTAAGCAACGAGAGATTGCTGATAGACCTTGAGTAA
- a CDS encoding GerAB/ArcD/ProY family transporter, translated as MVEKTSPISWLQASSIGLNAALGVGLITLSRATYVEAGQDSIFAIIIASIILLFTGMIFIKVGLLYPNTSIFTIIDLLMGKYVGFIIKLYYTAYLILLPTMTIRLFSEIVSESLLLTTPKVVVIGTMILAAGYLTLQGMQVLGRITLFLAPLIIIIPIGFLFISMYYHFEFLFLLPLMRHGIQELGRAALATGFSFTGFELIVFLLVYMQTPSEGYKAFALSLFFIFLVYFIVILAGISIFGDAIKELQWPTLEAIRIVNIPVDILQRVDGPFITIWIMAIFTTAAVFYALGVDVASQLFNINKNLLVFPTGIFMIWVALIPNTLMEAFQLSDWLGHMGIIGATIIPLLLYLVSLVKGRRLNGKS; from the coding sequence ATGGTAGAAAAGACAAGTCCAATAAGTTGGCTGCAGGCATCTTCCATTGGCCTAAATGCTGCTTTAGGTGTAGGTCTAATAACTTTAAGCAGGGCTACATATGTTGAAGCTGGACAAGACAGTATTTTTGCTATTATCATTGCCTCAATCATACTTTTATTTACAGGTATGATTTTTATTAAAGTTGGACTGTTATACCCTAATACGTCCATTTTTACCATAATAGACCTGCTGATGGGTAAATATGTTGGCTTTATTATCAAGTTATATTACACGGCATATTTAATACTTTTGCCTACCATGACCATTCGTCTTTTTTCTGAAATAGTATCTGAATCCCTATTACTTACTACTCCTAAAGTTGTAGTCATTGGAACCATGATTCTAGCTGCAGGCTATTTGACCCTTCAGGGTATGCAAGTATTAGGAAGGATTACACTTTTTCTCGCGCCTTTAATAATTATAATTCCAATTGGCTTTCTTTTCATATCCATGTATTATCACTTTGAATTTTTATTTTTGCTGCCTCTCATGCGCCATGGCATACAAGAGCTGGGCAGGGCTGCTTTAGCCACCGGTTTTTCCTTCACAGGCTTTGAACTAATAGTATTTCTCCTGGTTTATATGCAGACGCCATCGGAAGGTTACAAGGCTTTTGCTTTATCCTTGTTCTTTATATTTCTGGTGTATTTTATAGTTATTCTTGCTGGGATAAGTATTTTTGGGGATGCCATTAAAGAGCTGCAGTGGCCAACCCTGGAAGCTATACGAATTGTTAACATACCAGTAGATATTCTTCAAAGAGTAGATGGACCTTTTATTACCATTTGGATTATGGCCATATTTACTACTGCTGCTGTTTTTTATGCCCTGGGTGTTGACGTTGCTTCCCAATTATTTAATATAAATAAAAACCTATTAGTATTTCCCACAGGAATATTCATGATATGGGTAGCACTCATACCCAATACTTTAATGGAAGCCTTTCAGCTCTCAGATTGGTTGGGGCACATGGGAATCATAGGAGCTACAATTATCCCCTTGCTGCTTTATCTTGTTTCTCTGGTGAAAGGGAGGCGGTTAAATGGCAAGAGCTAG
- a CDS encoding spore germination protein has translation MNKKKKDHLLQYILHKADKCDDLIVRDLSILKSSYHLLYIEELSDTEMIEHRIIRPLLEARFSETSLSIRYIKDSILPVGEISLTGSADEALNKLFSGNTLLLKDNEDDILIVEAVKIAERAVTDPATETVVRGARDAFTESIKTNISLVRKRIKNNNLKVENVILGQRSNTSLSIMYIDDIVLPDLLVEIKKRLDTIEIDGILESGYIEQLIEENTFSPFPQILYTERPDKVAASLLEGRVAIFTDGTPLVLIAPAVFNEFFISSEDYYERVLYGSFLRFFRFLASIIGLVTPAFYIAFSSYHPEMLPTELVLTISGGRVNVPFPPIVEIIAMEFTVEIIREASIRLPGQIGPTLSIVGALVLGDAAVSANLVSPSLIIVIALTTIGNIAIPNYSAGASLRLLRFLLTFITAILGLYGLVIGLIFILIHLTSLKSFGIPYFAPYGPFRVKDVKDTLIRLPMKSINTRPRYLRPLDKIRQAKRRRKW, from the coding sequence ATGAACAAAAAAAAGAAAGATCATTTGCTCCAGTACATATTACACAAGGCTGATAAATGTGATGATTTAATAGTAAGGGATCTATCTATTTTAAAATCCTCTTACCATTTGTTATATATAGAAGAGTTGAGTGATACAGAGATGATTGAGCACAGGATTATCCGGCCCCTTTTGGAGGCTAGATTCTCTGAAACGTCTTTAAGCATTAGATATATAAAAGACAGCATTCTGCCGGTAGGGGAAATTTCTTTAACTGGATCAGCAGATGAGGCTCTAAACAAGCTATTCTCTGGCAATACTCTTTTGCTCAAGGATAATGAGGATGACATTCTTATTGTTGAAGCTGTAAAAATTGCCGAAAGGGCAGTAACTGACCCAGCAACAGAGACTGTAGTCAGAGGAGCCAGAGATGCCTTTACAGAGAGTATTAAAACAAACATTAGTTTAGTGAGAAAAAGAATAAAGAATAACAACTTGAAAGTAGAAAATGTAATTTTGGGTCAAAGATCAAATACCTCTCTTAGCATTATGTATATAGATGATATAGTTCTGCCTGACCTGCTGGTTGAAATTAAAAAACGTCTGGATACCATTGAAATAGATGGAATACTTGAATCTGGCTACATTGAACAACTAATCGAGGAAAACACCTTTTCACCTTTTCCCCAGATTCTTTATACAGAGAGGCCAGACAAGGTTGCTGCCAGTTTGTTAGAAGGGAGAGTGGCCATATTTACTGACGGCACTCCCTTGGTTCTCATAGCACCTGCAGTATTCAATGAATTTTTTATCTCTTCAGAGGATTATTATGAAAGGGTCCTATATGGTTCTTTCTTAAGGTTCTTTCGTTTCCTGGCCAGTATTATAGGTCTTGTTACTCCTGCTTTTTATATAGCCTTTTCAAGTTATCATCCGGAAATGCTGCCTACAGAGTTAGTATTAACAATATCTGGGGGAAGGGTTAACGTGCCCTTCCCGCCTATTGTTGAAATCATAGCCATGGAGTTTACAGTTGAAATCATCCGAGAGGCTAGTATAAGACTGCCTGGTCAGATAGGACCCACATTAAGCATTGTTGGGGCACTGGTTCTAGGGGATGCTGCTGTTTCTGCTAACCTGGTAAGCCCCTCATTAATAATAGTAATAGCCCTCACCACTATCGGGAATATTGCCATTCCAAATTATAGTGCGGGAGCCAGTCTGCGGTTATTAAGGTTCCTTTTAACATTTATTACAGCCATACTTGGCCTTTATGGTCTAGTTATAGGCTTGATATTTATTCTAATTCATCTAACTTCGTTAAAATCCTTTGGTATACCATACTTTGCACCTTATGGACCCTTCAGGGTTAAGGATGTAAAGGATACATTAATAAGGCTGCCCATGAAAAGTATAAATACAAGACCCAGATATTTGCGCCCCCTTGATAAGATAAGGCAGGCAAAAAGGAGAAGAAAATGGTAG
- a CDS encoding spore germination protein has product MFGLFNNKKKKINMQTENTVPFKNSLEANITWLRERLSDCFDVEYRSIKVGKGRQLEGYLVFFNGLVDTTTISESILKPLILVDYEAHGKKPIHEIVYDQLIVVGSVNKEKDLNLFIMKLLSGHVGLLLENEKIGFTIEAIGWKERSVEAPKTETVIKGQHVGFTENVRVNTSIIRSTCWGIS; this is encoded by the coding sequence TTGTTTGGCTTATTTAACAATAAAAAGAAAAAAATTAATATGCAAACGGAAAATACAGTACCTTTTAAGAACAGTCTGGAGGCAAATATTACATGGCTAAGAGAGAGATTATCAGACTGCTTCGACGTGGAATACAGGTCTATAAAAGTTGGGAAGGGCAGGCAGTTGGAAGGTTATCTTGTATTTTTTAATGGTCTGGTTGACACCACCACAATATCTGAAAGCATTTTAAAACCCTTAATATTAGTTGATTACGAAGCCCATGGCAAAAAGCCCATTCATGAAATAGTTTATGATCAGCTTATTGTGGTAGGTAGTGTAAATAAGGAAAAAGACCTGAACCTGTTTATCATGAAGCTGCTTTCAGGCCATGTAGGGTTATTGCTGGAAAATGAGAAAATTGGTTTCACCATTGAGGCCATAGGATGGAAAGAACGAAGTGTAGAGGCGCCAAAGACCGAGACAGTAATTAAGGGACAGCATGTGGGCTTTACAGAAAATGTAAGGGTAAATACTTCTATAATCAGGTCAACCTGTTGGGGAATTTCCTAA